Below is a window of Mucilaginibacter sp. PAMC 26640 DNA.
AGTTGCCGGATCCGGTTAGTAAAGTAACCTGGGACAATTACGCTGCTATGTCTCCGGCCGACATTAAAAAAATGGGCCTTGATGAGTTTGAGGTAGTAACCATTAACGCAAATGGCTATACGGTTTCTTTACCGGTATTATCGCAACCGGGCCAGGCACAGGGCACAGTTTCCGTAGCGGTTGGTTATGGCCGTACCAAAGCAGGCCTTGTTGGTAACAATGTTGGTAAAAATGCTTACCCTTTCTCCAGTTTAGTAAACGGAACTATCCAGGGTAATGCTACTGCTACAGTTGATAAAACAGGAGATATCTTCCCGCTTTCGCAAACACAAACGCACCACTCATTTGAGGGGCGTAACATTATCCGCGAAGCAACCTTTGCCGAATACAAAAAAGACCCAACTGCTGGCAGTGGCCGTAATGAAGAAGAAAAAACTTATGACCTTTGGGACAAGAGCGATAATGACGCAGTTCATGACCGCCCTGTTTACGATTGGGTTATGGCTATCGACCTTAACGCTTGTACAGGTTGCGGTGCATGTATCGTAGCTTGTAGCGCAGAGAATAACATTCCTGTAGTGGGTAAGGAAGAAGTTGGCCGCCGCCGCGAGATGCACTGGATTCGTATCGACCGTTATTACAGCTATGCCAAGAATGGTACTGCTGAGGCTGATGAGGAAACCGGGTTGGTAACAAAGGAAAAGGAAATAGATAAGCTGGAGAATTTCGACAACGTAACTGTTGTTCACCAGCCGATGCTTTGCCAACATTGCGACCACGCACCATGCGAAACAGTTTGTCCGGTACTAGCAACTGTACACTCAAGCGAAGGTTTAAACCAGATGGCTTATAACCGTTGCGTTGGTACACGTTATTGCGCAAACAACTGCCCTTACAAAGTGCGCCGTTTTAACTGGTTCAATTACTGGAACGATTCGCGCTTTGATAACTACCTAAGCAACGAGCACACACAATTAGTACTTAATCCTGATGTTACTACACGTTTCCGTGGGGTAATGGAAAAATGTTCAATGTGTGTACAACGTATTCAAGCTGGTAAGTTAAAAGCTAAATTGGAAAAACGCCCGCTTAAGGATGGTGAAGTACAGGTTGCCTGTGCGCAAACCTGTTCTGCAAATGCTATCGTTTTTGGTAACCGTAATGATCCTAACTCAGAAGTTTCAAAAGCTTTAAAGAGCGAAAGAACATACTATGTACTGGAAGAACTTAACGTAAAACCAGGCATTGGTTACCAGGTGAAAGTTAGAAATACAACAACTGCTGAATTACAGGCTTAATTATTACAAGAGATTTATACTATATGGCATCTCATCATAATGAATCAATAATCAGGGAACCGTTACTTACGGGCAAGGATATTACCTATGCCAAGATCACTAACGATGTATTATTCCCTGTAGAAAATAAACCAAATAAGGCCTGGTGGATTGGCTTTACCGTTGCCTCCATGGGTGCCCTGCTTTGGGTTGTTGCAATCAGCTATACATTCTGGTTCGGTTTGGGTGCATGGGGACTAAACAAAACAGTAGGATGGGCCTGGGACATCACCGGATTCGTTTGGTGGGTAGGTATCGGTCACGCTGGTACGCTTATCTCTGCGGTGTTGTTAATTTTCCGTCAAAACTGGCGTAACTCTATTAACAGGTCGGCAGAAGCGATGACTATTTTTGCGGTAATTTGCGCGGCCACTTATATCGTGGCGCACATGGGCCGCCCTTGGTTAGCCTACTTTACTTTACCGCTTCCAAACCAATATGTATTATGGGTAAACTGGAACTCGGCATTGATGATGGACGTGTTTGCGATCTCTACATACTTCTCGGTTTCCTTGTTATTCTGGTACACAGGTTTACTGCCTGATATCGCTTCAATCCGTGACCGTGCTGTAGGCTTACGCCGCCGGATCTATTCTATCCTTTCGTTTGGATGGACTGGTTCTGTAAAAAGCTGGCAGCGATTCGAAACCGTTTCACTAATCCTGGCCGGTATCTCTACGCCACTTGTACTTTCGGTGCACACTATTGTATCTTTTGACTTTGCTACTTCGCTTGAGCCGGGATGGCACACTACCATATTCCCGCCATACTTTGTTGCGGGTGCTATCTTCTCGGGTTTCGCTATGGTGCAAACATTGTTGCTTGTTACCCGTAAGGTATTAGGTCTGGAGAACTATATCACTATGTTCCACATTGAATCGATGAATAAGATCATCATGCTTACCGGTTCTATTGTAGGTGTGGCATATATTACTGAGTTCTTTATTGCATGGTACTCTCAGGTTGAATATGAGCAATATGCTTTTATTAATCGTGCAACTGGTCCGTACTGGTGGGCTTACTGGAGCATGATGAGCTGTAACGTAATCTCTCCACAGTTATTCTGGTCGAGCAAACTGCGCAGAAGCATCAAATTCTCTTGGTTCTTGTCTATTGTGGTTAACATCGGTATGTGGTTTGAGCGTTTTGTGATTATCGTAACTTCATTACACCGCGATTATTTACCATCCAGCTGGGTGATGTTTTACCCAACCTGGGTAGACGTAAGCGTGTTCGTTGGGTCTATCGGAATATTCTTTACCATGTTCTTGTTATTCATTCGCGTATTGCCATCTGTTGCGATTGCTGAAGTGAAACTATTACTTGGTACAGCGAGTGAGCAGCAGAAGAAAAAATTAATCGAAGAGGGTCACCTTGATCCGGTTGAAGTACAATACTACAAGGAGTCGTTAGTTAAGTACGATAGTGTTGATATGTCTGATTACGAAAAAGTATAAAAATGAGTAGCACAAAATTTATATTAGGCTTATTTGACGACCCCGATCACATGATGCACGGGATAGAGAAGCTGCAAAAGAATAGTATCCCTATTTATGATGTATATAGCCCGATGCCTATCCATGGTATTGAGGATAAATTAGGCATAAAAGAATCAAGGTTGGGTTATGCAGCATTTTGTTTCGGCTGCCTTGGAATGACGGTTATCTTCAGCATTGTGTACTATACACTGGTGCATGATTGGCCAATGAACATTGGGGGTAAACCAAGTTTTGCGATACCAAACTTTGTACCCTTCACCTTTGAGTGGACAATTTTATTCACTGCATTTGGGATGACTCTTACCTTTTTTGCCGCGACTAACCTTTTTCCGGGCCGTGCGCCAAGAGTGATGGACCTTCGCGCAACTGATGATCGTTTTGTTATAGCGATCGATGCAAAGGGTAACATTCCACATGATGATATCACCAATTTATTAAAAGAAGCAGGCGCTGTAGAAGTAAAGCATAACGACAGAAAATATGTTAGCTATGAATAAATTTAGAATATTGGGCACAACTGCTATCGTTATCGCTGCATCGATCGTTATTACATCGTGCAAGGATAAACGCAGCACAGGTTGGGAATATGCTCCCAATATGTACGAGCATACCGCATACGATCCGGATCAGCCAAACACACAATTTAAGGATGGCAAAACTGCTCAGGTTCCACCTGCAGGTACTATTCCAATCGGTTTTAAAAAGTTCGATTATGCGAACACCAAAGATGGTTACGATAAGTCAAGTGTTGAAGTTAGCAGCCTGATAGCGCAGACTCCAAAGCATCTCGCCGAGGGCAAAGTATTGTTTACAACCTTTTGTTCGCCATGCCACGGCCTTACTGGCCAGGGAGATGGTTTGGTAGTGCAGCACGGGTACCCAGCTCCGCCATCCTATTCAAAAGGACAGTCTTCGCGTGGCGGTGCTATGAAAGACCTTACAGATGGTAAAATTTATCACACTATAACTTATGGAGTAAACTCTATGGGTTCATACGCTTCTCAGGTTGCACCGGAGGATCGTTGGAAAATAGTGATGTATGTTCACCAATTACAAAAATTATAAGATTATTTTTAATGAAGAATCATAATAGTTTCGACGAAAAATTTGAATTTACAGGAAACGCGAAAACTTTTAGTTTAGCGGCGATTGTAATTGGTGTAGTGTGTATCGTGGCTGGCTTTATATTTAGCGGCGAACACGTACAACGTACCTATAGCAACTTGTTGCTGATGTCATATTACTTTGTTTGTGTGTGTACTTGCGGCGTTTTCTTTTGCGCTTACAATTACGTAGCGCAGGCAGGCTGGTCTGCAGGTTTGATTAGAATTCCGCAGGCGATGGCTAAGCTGCTGCCGATTGCAAGTGTTTTTTTATTAGTTGTGGTGACCGCCGGTTTGTTTAATACTCACGAGGTTGAAGAACATGGTAAGAAAGAAATTGTCCCTTACCTATACGCACACTGGGCTACGCATGGTTTAACAACTGTTGGCAGTGAAAATTTTGATCCGATCATCTTCGGTAAAAGAGCTTTTCTTAACACAGGATTTTTTTATGCTACATTAATCGTGTTTTTATCGGCATATAGCTTTTTTGGTTACAAATTGGCTAAATTTTCTGAAGAAGAGGATACCGTTGGTGGTATGTCTAATTATGACAAGAGCTTCAAATATGCCTGTATATTCCTCGTAGTATTCGGTTTTACCTTCCCAATATTTGCGTTTGGTGTAATCATGTCTTTAGAGGCTCATTGGTTCTCTACCATGTTTGGTTGGTACAATCTGGCAGCAATGCATGTTAGCGGTTTAGCTATCATTGCGCTCATCCTGATATTTTTGCAGAAAAAAGGCTACATGTCATGGACATCAACCAATCACCTGCACAGTTTAGGAAAGCTGATCTTCGGATTCTCTATTTTCTGGACATATGTTTGGTTTTCGCAATTTTTCCTGATCTGGTATGCTAACATGCCTGAGGAATCCGTTTACTTCTTTATCAGATGGGAAGCTGAATACAAGCCTTGGTTCTGGTTAAATATCATTATCAACTTCCTTGCACCATTGTTGTTATTAATGTCTCGTGATGCAAAACGTATGACTAACCGCATGATGTGGACTTGTATCATTTTGATTGCTGGCCACTGGCTGGATTATTACATGATGATTATGCCAAGTACGGTTAAAGAGAACATGGGTTTTAGTTTTGAGGAAATAGGAATATTCGTTGGTTTCGCTGGCTTATTTACCTTCCTGGTTTTAAACAGCCTGAGCAATGTTTCTTCTCTGGTGCCCAAAAAACACCCTTTCCTGGAAGAGAGCCTGCATCATCACATATAATAATTGTTAAATTTGCAACGGAATACAGCATTAAT
It encodes the following:
- a CDS encoding quinol:cytochrome C oxidoreductase — protein: MSSTKFILGLFDDPDHMMHGIEKLQKNSIPIYDVYSPMPIHGIEDKLGIKESRLGYAAFCFGCLGMTVIFSIVYYTLVHDWPMNIGGKPSFAIPNFVPFTFEWTILFTAFGMTLTFFAATNLFPGRAPRVMDLRATDDRFVIAIDAKGNIPHDDITNLLKEAGAVEVKHNDRKYVSYE
- a CDS encoding quinol:cytochrome C oxidoreductase encodes the protein MKNHNSFDEKFEFTGNAKTFSLAAIVIGVVCIVAGFIFSGEHVQRTYSNLLLMSYYFVCVCTCGVFFCAYNYVAQAGWSAGLIRIPQAMAKLLPIASVFLLVVVTAGLFNTHEVEEHGKKEIVPYLYAHWATHGLTTVGSENFDPIIFGKRAFLNTGFFYATLIVFLSAYSFFGYKLAKFSEEEDTVGGMSNYDKSFKYACIFLVVFGFTFPIFAFGVIMSLEAHWFSTMFGWYNLAAMHVSGLAIIALILIFLQKKGYMSWTSTNHLHSLGKLIFGFSIFWTYVWFSQFFLIWYANMPEESVYFFIRWEAEYKPWFWLNIIINFLAPLLLLMSRDAKRMTNRMMWTCIILIAGHWLDYYMMIMPSTVKENMGFSFEEIGIFVGFAGLFTFLVLNSLSNVSSLVPKKHPFLEESLHHHI
- a CDS encoding hydrogenase, with the translated sequence MASHHNESIIREPLLTGKDITYAKITNDVLFPVENKPNKAWWIGFTVASMGALLWVVAISYTFWFGLGAWGLNKTVGWAWDITGFVWWVGIGHAGTLISAVLLIFRQNWRNSINRSAEAMTIFAVICAATYIVAHMGRPWLAYFTLPLPNQYVLWVNWNSALMMDVFAISTYFSVSLLFWYTGLLPDIASIRDRAVGLRRRIYSILSFGWTGSVKSWQRFETVSLILAGISTPLVLSVHTIVSFDFATSLEPGWHTTIFPPYFVAGAIFSGFAMVQTLLLVTRKVLGLENYITMFHIESMNKIIMLTGSIVGVAYITEFFIAWYSQVEYEQYAFINRATGPYWWAYWSMMSCNVISPQLFWSSKLRRSIKFSWFLSIVVNIGMWFERFVIIVTSLHRDYLPSSWVMFYPTWVDVSVFVGSIGIFFTMFLLFIRVLPSVAIAEVKLLLGTASEQQKKKLIEEGHLDPVEVQYYKESLVKYDSVDMSDYEKV
- a CDS encoding cytochrome C translates to MLAMNKFRILGTTAIVIAASIVITSCKDKRSTGWEYAPNMYEHTAYDPDQPNTQFKDGKTAQVPPAGTIPIGFKKFDYANTKDGYDKSSVEVSSLIAQTPKHLAEGKVLFTTFCSPCHGLTGQGDGLVVQHGYPAPPSYSKGQSSRGGAMKDLTDGKIYHTITYGVNSMGSYASQVAPEDRWKIVMYVHQLQKL